One genomic window of Streptomyces sp. NBC_01276 includes the following:
- a CDS encoding protein meaA, whose product MTERQKDRPWLMRTYAGHSTAEASNELYRRNLAKGQTGLSVAFDLPTQTGYDPDHILARGEVGRVGVPVSHLGDMRRLFQDIPLEQMNTSMTINATAMWLLALYQVAAEEQGADVSLLQGTTQNDIVKEYLSRGTHVFPPGPSLRLTTDMIAYTVNHIPKWNPINICSYHLQEAGATPVQEISYAMSTAIAVLDSVRDSGQVPEERFGEVVARISFFVNAGVRFIEEMCKMRAFGRIWDQVTRERYGIENEKQRRFRYGVQVNSLGLTEAQPENNVQRIVLEMLAVTLSKDARARAVQLPAWNEALGLPRPWDQQWSLRIQQVLAHESDLLEYEDIFAGSHVIEAKVDSLVADCMAEIDRIQEMGGAMAAVESGYLKGELVASHAERRARIEAGQDKIVGVNCFEQTEENPLTADLDGAIMTVDPATEALTVERIVRWRAERQESSDRQGGGDPFVFPTVMQALDRLKEAAAGTENLMEATLECARAGVTTGEWANALREVFGEFRAPTGVSSAPVAVTAEEGTPMALVREKVARTAEDLGSGRLRLLVGKPGLDGHSNGAEQIAVRARDAGFEVVYQGIRLTPEEISSAALAEDVHCVGLSILSGSHSALVPDVLERLRTAGAGDVPVVLGGIIPNADAIALKAAGVAAVFTPKDFGITEIIGRIVDEIRKANKLDPLEVSA is encoded by the coding sequence ATGACAGAGCGCCAGAAAGACCGTCCGTGGCTCATGCGGACGTACGCCGGCCACTCCACGGCCGAGGCGTCCAACGAGCTGTACCGCCGCAACCTCGCCAAGGGGCAGACCGGCCTGTCGGTGGCCTTCGACCTGCCGACGCAGACCGGCTACGACCCGGACCACATCCTCGCCCGCGGCGAGGTGGGCCGGGTCGGGGTCCCGGTCTCCCACCTGGGCGACATGCGACGGCTGTTCCAGGACATCCCCCTGGAACAGATGAACACCTCGATGACGATCAACGCCACCGCCATGTGGCTGCTGGCGCTCTACCAGGTGGCGGCCGAGGAGCAGGGAGCGGACGTCTCCCTGCTCCAGGGCACCACCCAGAACGACATCGTCAAGGAGTACCTCTCGCGCGGGACGCACGTCTTCCCGCCCGGGCCGTCGCTCCGGCTGACGACGGACATGATCGCGTACACGGTCAACCACATCCCGAAGTGGAACCCGATCAACATCTGCTCGTACCACCTCCAGGAGGCCGGGGCCACCCCGGTCCAGGAGATCTCGTACGCGATGTCCACCGCGATCGCCGTCCTGGACTCGGTGCGCGACTCGGGCCAGGTGCCCGAGGAGCGCTTCGGCGAGGTGGTCGCCCGCATCTCCTTCTTCGTGAACGCGGGCGTCCGCTTCATCGAGGAGATGTGCAAGATGCGCGCCTTCGGCCGGATCTGGGACCAGGTCACCCGGGAGCGCTACGGCATCGAGAACGAGAAGCAGCGCCGCTTCCGCTACGGCGTCCAGGTCAACTCGCTGGGTCTGACGGAGGCGCAGCCCGAGAACAACGTCCAGCGGATCGTCCTGGAGATGCTGGCCGTCACCCTCTCCAAGGACGCCCGCGCCCGCGCCGTGCAGCTGCCCGCCTGGAACGAGGCACTGGGCCTGCCCCGGCCCTGGGACCAGCAGTGGTCGCTGCGCATCCAGCAGGTCCTGGCGCACGAGAGCGACCTGCTGGAGTACGAGGACATCTTCGCCGGCTCCCACGTCATCGAGGCCAAGGTCGACTCCCTGGTCGCCGACTGCATGGCCGAGATCGACCGGATCCAGGAGATGGGCGGTGCGATGGCCGCCGTCGAGTCCGGGTACCTGAAGGGCGAGCTGGTCGCCTCGCACGCCGAGCGGCGCGCCCGGATCGAGGCCGGCCAGGACAAGATCGTCGGCGTCAACTGCTTCGAGCAGACCGAGGAGAACCCGCTGACGGCCGACCTGGACGGCGCCATCATGACGGTCGACCCGGCCACCGAGGCGCTGACCGTGGAGCGGATCGTCCGCTGGCGGGCCGAGCGGCAGGAGTCCTCGGACCGGCAGGGCGGCGGCGACCCGTTCGTCTTCCCGACGGTGATGCAGGCCCTGGACCGGCTCAAGGAGGCCGCCGCCGGGACCGAGAACCTGATGGAGGCGACCCTCGAATGCGCCCGTGCCGGTGTCACCACCGGCGAGTGGGCGAACGCGCTGCGCGAGGTCTTCGGCGAGTTCCGCGCCCCGACCGGGGTCTCCTCGGCCCCGGTGGCCGTCACCGCCGAGGAGGGCACGCCGATGGCCCTCGTCCGCGAGAAGGTCGCCCGCACCGCCGAGGACCTCGGTTCCGGCCGGCTGCGCCTGCTGGTCGGCAAGCCGGGCCTGGACGGGCACTCCAACGGCGCCGAGCAGATCGCCGTACGGGCCCGCGACGCCGGATTCGAGGTGGTCTACCAGGGCATCCGGCTGACGCCCGAGGAGATCTCCTCGGCGGCACTGGCCGAAGACGTGCACTGCGTGGGACTGTCCATCCTGTCCGGCTCGCACAGCGCGCTCGTGCCGGACGTGCTGGAACGCCTCCGCACGGCGGGGGCGGGTGACGTACCCGTCGTCCTCGGCGGCATCATTCCGAACGCCGACGCCATCGCGCTCAAGGCGGCCGGAGTCGCCGCCGTCTTCACACCCAAGGACTTCGGTATCACGGAGATCATCGGCCGTATCGTCGACGAGATCCGGAAAGCGAACAAGCTCGACCCTCTGGAGGTCTCCGCATGA
- a CDS encoding MaoC family dehydratase — translation MQFGRTYEEFEVGAVYKHWPGKTVTEYDDHLFCLLTMNHHPLHMDSNYAENTTDFGKNVVVGNYIYSLLLGMSVPDVSGKAIANLEIESLRHVAPTFHGDTIYGETTVLDKTPSKSKNDRGIVYVETKGYKQDGTLVCVFRRKVMVPTETYIKERGGEQPGRPQLKEQGK, via the coding sequence ATGCAGTTCGGACGCACCTACGAAGAGTTCGAGGTCGGCGCGGTCTACAAGCACTGGCCAGGAAAGACGGTCACGGAGTACGACGACCACCTCTTCTGCCTGCTGACCATGAACCACCACCCGCTGCACATGGACAGCAACTACGCCGAGAACACCACGGACTTCGGCAAGAACGTGGTCGTCGGCAACTACATCTACTCCCTGCTGCTGGGCATGTCCGTGCCGGACGTCTCCGGGAAGGCCATCGCCAACCTGGAGATCGAGTCCCTGCGGCACGTGGCGCCGACCTTCCACGGCGACACGATCTACGGCGAGACCACGGTCCTCGACAAGACCCCGTCGAAGTCGAAGAACGACCGCGGGATCGTCTACGTCGAGACCAAGGGCTACAAGCAGGACGGCACCCTCGTCTGCGTCTTCCGGCGCAAGGTGATGGTCCCGACCGAGACGTACATCAAGGAGCGCGGCGGCGAGCAGCCCGGCCGCCCGCAGCTGAAGGAACAGGGGAAGTAG
- the ccrA gene encoding crotonyl-CoA carboxylase/reductase: MKDILDAIQSQAATAADFAALPLPDSYRAITVHKDEAEMFAGLTTREKDPRKSLHLDQVPVPELGPGEALVAVMASSVNYNSVWTSIFEPVSTFSFLERYGRLSELTKRHDLPYHVIGSDLAGVVLRTGPGVNAWKPGDEVVAHCLSVELESSDGHNDTMLDPEQRIWGFETNFGGLAEIALVKSNQLMPKPDHLSWEEAASPGLVNSTAYRQLVSRNGAGMKQGDNVLIWGASGGLGSYATQFALAGGANPICVVSSPEKADICRAMGATAVIDRNAEGYRFWKDEHTQDPKEWKRFGKRIRELTGGEDIDIVFEHPGRETFGASVYVTRKGGTITTCASTSGYMHEYDNRYLWMSLKKIVGSHFANYREAWEANRLVAKGKIHPTLSKVYSLEDTGQAAYDVHRNLHQGKVGVLALAPQEGLGIRDHELRAQHLDAINRFRNV, from the coding sequence GTGAAGGACATCCTGGACGCGATCCAGTCGCAGGCCGCTACGGCCGCCGACTTCGCGGCCCTGCCGCTCCCCGACTCGTACCGCGCGATCACCGTGCACAAGGACGAGGCGGAGATGTTCGCCGGGCTCACCACCCGCGAGAAGGACCCCCGCAAGTCCCTGCACCTCGACCAGGTCCCGGTCCCCGAACTCGGGCCGGGCGAGGCCCTGGTCGCCGTCATGGCCTCCTCGGTCAACTACAACTCCGTGTGGACCTCGATCTTCGAGCCGGTGTCCACCTTCAGCTTCCTGGAGCGCTACGGGCGCCTCTCGGAGCTCACCAAGCGCCACGACCTCCCGTACCACGTCATCGGCTCCGACCTCGCGGGCGTCGTGCTGCGCACCGGTCCCGGCGTCAACGCCTGGAAGCCGGGCGACGAGGTCGTCGCGCACTGCCTCTCGGTCGAGCTGGAGTCCTCGGACGGCCACAACGACACGATGCTCGACCCCGAGCAGCGCATCTGGGGCTTCGAGACCAACTTCGGCGGCCTCGCCGAGATCGCCCTGGTCAAGTCGAACCAGCTGATGCCCAAGCCGGACCACCTCAGCTGGGAGGAGGCCGCGTCCCCGGGCCTGGTCAACTCGACCGCGTACCGCCAGCTGGTCTCCCGCAACGGCGCCGGGATGAAGCAGGGCGACAACGTCCTGATCTGGGGCGCCAGCGGCGGCCTCGGCTCCTACGCCACCCAGTTCGCGCTGGCCGGCGGTGCCAACCCGATCTGCGTCGTCTCCTCCCCCGAGAAGGCCGACATCTGCCGCGCCATGGGCGCCACGGCGGTCATCGACCGCAACGCCGAGGGCTACAGGTTCTGGAAGGACGAGCACACCCAGGACCCCAAGGAGTGGAAGCGCTTCGGCAAGCGCATCCGCGAGCTGACCGGCGGCGAGGACATCGACATCGTCTTCGAGCACCCCGGCCGCGAGACCTTCGGCGCGAGCGTCTACGTCACCCGCAAGGGCGGCACCATCACCACCTGCGCCTCCACCTCCGGCTACATGCACGAGTACGACAACCGCTACCTGTGGATGTCCCTCAAGAAGATCGTCGGCTCGCACTTCGCCAACTACCGCGAAGCCTGGGAAGCCAACCGCCTGGTCGCCAAGGGCAAGATCCACCCCACCCTCTCCAAGGTCTACTCCCTGGAAGACACCGGGCAGGCCGCCTACGACGTCCACCGCAACCTCCACCAGGGCAAGGTCGGCGTCCTCGCCCTCGCCCCGCAAGAGGGCCTCGGCATCCGCGACCACGAGCTGCGCGCGCAGCACCTCGACGCGATCAACCGCTTCCGCAACGTCTGA
- a CDS encoding CoA ester lyase, giving the protein MTTPTSPVNRLRPRRSCLAVPGSNPRFLEKAQGLPADQVFLDLEDACAPLAKEGARHTIVDALNNGDWTGKTRVVRVNDWTTHWTYRDVITVVEGAGQNLDCIMLPKVQDAQQVVALDLLLTQIEKTMGFEVGKIGIEAQIENAKGLVNVDAIAGASPRLETIIFGPADFMASINMKSLVVGMQPPGYPADAYHYILMRILMAARMHNLQAIDGPFLQIRDVDAYREVAGRAAALGFDGKWVLHPGQVDAANEVFSPSQEDYDHSELILDAYDWCTSEAGGKKGSAMLGDEMIDEASRKMALVIAGKGRAAGMQRTSKFEIPEA; this is encoded by the coding sequence ATGACCACGCCCACGTCTCCCGTGAACCGGCTGCGGCCGCGCCGTTCCTGCCTCGCGGTGCCGGGCTCGAACCCGCGGTTCCTGGAGAAGGCCCAGGGCCTGCCCGCCGACCAGGTCTTCCTCGACCTGGAGGACGCCTGCGCCCCGCTCGCCAAGGAAGGCGCCCGCCACACGATCGTGGACGCGCTGAACAACGGCGACTGGACCGGCAAGACCCGTGTGGTGCGCGTCAACGACTGGACCACCCACTGGACGTACCGTGACGTCATCACCGTCGTCGAGGGCGCCGGCCAGAACCTCGACTGCATCATGCTGCCGAAGGTCCAGGACGCCCAGCAGGTCGTGGCGCTCGACCTGCTGCTGACGCAGATCGAGAAGACGATGGGCTTCGAGGTCGGCAAGATCGGCATCGAGGCGCAGATCGAGAACGCCAAGGGCCTGGTGAACGTCGACGCGATCGCCGGCGCCTCGCCGCGGCTGGAGACCATCATCTTCGGCCCGGCCGACTTCATGGCCTCGATCAACATGAAGTCCCTGGTCGTGGGCATGCAGCCGCCCGGCTACCCGGCGGACGCCTACCACTACATCCTGATGCGGATCCTGATGGCGGCCCGCATGCACAACCTCCAGGCGATCGACGGCCCCTTCCTGCAGATCCGCGACGTGGACGCCTACCGCGAGGTGGCCGGCCGCGCCGCCGCCCTGGGCTTCGACGGCAAGTGGGTCCTGCACCCCGGCCAGGTCGACGCCGCCAACGAGGTCTTCTCCCCCTCCCAGGAGGACTACGACCACTCCGAGCTGATCCTCGACGCGTACGACTGGTGCACCTCCGAGGCGGGCGGCAAGAAGGGCTCCGCGATGCTCGGCGACGAGATGATCGACGAGGCCAGCCGCAAGATGGCCCTGGTCATCGCCGGCAAGGGCCGGGCCGCCGGCATGCAGCGCACCAGCAAGTTCGAGATCCCGGAGGCCTGA
- a CDS encoding 3-hydroxyacyl-CoA dehydrogenase family protein has translation MDLPSTSSQSTPSSSPRTVAVVGLGTMGTGIAEVLARAGREVIGIDVSEAAARRATASLAAATARSVAKERLTEQEREGVLARFRTFTDLGAAADADLVIEVVPEDYELKHRLFDELDAIVRPDTILATGTNALSVTRLAAESLRPERVLGLHFFNPAPAMKLVEIVSCVLTAPPAVEAVTELARELGKQPVAVGDRPGFVADGLLFGYLNQAAAMYEAKYASREDIDAAMRLGCGLPMGPLALLDLIGVDTARTVLEAMYASSGDRLHAPAPILGHLAEAGLTGQKSGRGFYTYEAPGSAVVVRDLQTPLDGSLLGTGRPVSSVGVAGSGTMASGIAQVFAQAGYDVVLAARSQEKAEAAKAAIGKSLGRAVSKGRLTEEAAAQTLGRITPAGSLEAFAEVDLAVEAVAEDLAVKQELFAGLDKVCKPGAVLATTTSSLPVIAVARATARPQDVIGMHFFNPAPAMKLVEVVRTVLTADDVHATVREVCAKVRKHPVDCGDRAGFIVNALLFPYLNNAIKMVEQHYAGIDDIDAAMKLGGGYPMGPFELLDVVGLDVSLAIEKVLHQEFRDPGLAPSPLLEHLVAAGCLGRKTGRGFREYARR, from the coding sequence ATGGACCTTCCGTCCACGTCCAGTCAGTCCACCCCGTCCAGCAGTCCGCGCACCGTCGCCGTCGTCGGCCTCGGCACGATGGGCACCGGCATCGCCGAGGTCCTCGCCCGGGCCGGCCGCGAGGTCATCGGCATCGACGTCAGCGAGGCCGCCGCCCGCCGGGCCACCGCCTCCCTCGCCGCCGCCACGGCCCGCTCCGTCGCCAAGGAGCGCCTCACCGAGCAGGAGCGCGAGGGGGTCCTGGCCCGCTTCCGCACCTTCACCGACCTCGGCGCCGCGGCCGACGCCGACCTCGTCATCGAGGTGGTCCCGGAGGACTACGAGCTCAAGCACCGCCTCTTCGACGAGCTCGACGCGATCGTGCGCCCCGACACGATCCTGGCCACCGGCACCAACGCCCTGTCGGTGACCCGGCTCGCCGCCGAGTCGCTGCGCCCCGAGCGGGTGCTCGGCCTGCACTTCTTCAACCCGGCCCCGGCGATGAAGCTCGTGGAGATCGTCTCCTGCGTGCTGACCGCGCCGCCCGCCGTCGAGGCGGTCACCGAGCTGGCCCGCGAGCTGGGCAAGCAGCCCGTCGCGGTCGGCGACCGGCCCGGTTTCGTCGCCGACGGCCTGCTCTTCGGCTACCTCAACCAGGCCGCCGCCATGTACGAGGCGAAGTACGCCTCCCGCGAGGACATCGACGCGGCGATGCGGCTGGGCTGCGGGCTGCCGATGGGGCCCCTGGCGCTCCTCGACCTGATCGGCGTGGACACCGCGCGCACCGTGCTGGAGGCCATGTACGCCTCCTCCGGCGACCGGCTGCACGCCCCGGCCCCGATCCTCGGCCACCTCGCCGAGGCCGGACTGACCGGCCAGAAGTCGGGCCGCGGGTTCTACACCTACGAGGCACCGGGCAGCGCGGTGGTCGTCCGCGACCTGCAGACCCCGCTGGACGGGTCCCTGCTGGGCACGGGCCGTCCGGTCTCCTCGGTGGGCGTGGCCGGCTCGGGGACCATGGCGAGCGGCATCGCCCAGGTCTTCGCGCAGGCCGGCTACGACGTGGTGCTGGCGGCCCGCAGCCAGGAGAAGGCCGAGGCCGCGAAGGCCGCGATCGGGAAGTCCTTGGGCCGTGCGGTGTCCAAGGGCCGCCTGACCGAGGAGGCCGCCGCGCAGACCCTCGGCCGGATCACCCCGGCCGGTTCGCTGGAGGCCTTCGCCGAGGTGGACCTGGCGGTGGAGGCCGTCGCCGAGGACCTGGCCGTCAAGCAGGAGCTCTTCGCGGGCCTGGACAAGGTGTGCAAGCCGGGCGCGGTCCTGGCCACCACCACCTCCTCGCTCCCGGTGATCGCCGTCGCGCGGGCCACGGCGCGTCCCCAGGACGTGATCGGCATGCACTTCTTCAACCCGGCCCCGGCCATGAAGCTGGTCGAGGTGGTCCGGACCGTCCTGACGGCCGACGACGTGCACGCCACCGTCCGCGAGGTCTGCGCGAAGGTGCGCAAGCACCCGGTGGACTGCGGGGACCGGGCGGGCTTCATCGTGAACGCGCTGCTGTTCCCGTACCTGAACAACGCGATCAAGATGGTCGAGCAGCACTACGCCGGCATCGACGACATCGACGCCGCGATGAAGCTGGGCGGCGGGTACCCGATGGGGCCCTTCGAGCTGCTCGACGTCGTCGGCCTGGACGTGTCGCTCGCCATCGAGAAGGTCCTCCACCAGGAGTTCCGCGACCCCGGCCTGGCCCCCTCCCCGCTGCTGGAGCACCTGGTCGCGGCGGGCTGCCTGGGCCGGAAGACGGGCCGCGGATTCCGTGAGTACGCCCGCCGGTAA
- a CDS encoding TetR family transcriptional regulator, with product MSQPAKTSPRASSASDAPESAAGTRAAAQRLKMRRELAAAAMELFATKGYEATTVDEIAATAGVARRTFFRHFRSKEEAIFPDHDDTLIRAEAVLDVAPAHEHPLDTVCRGIKEVMKMYAASPAVSVERYRLTREVPALREREIASVARYERLFTRYLLAHFDEQDHHDGNDDPLLAEVAASAVVTAHNHVLRRWLRAGGQGDVEAQLDHAFSIVRKTFGSGIGAGRTAVAGAPDPAPQAAVRTEGEVLVAVARTDAPLDEVMRTIEEALRNK from the coding sequence ATGTCCCAGCCCGCCAAGACCTCACCCCGCGCCTCCTCGGCCTCCGACGCCCCGGAGAGCGCGGCCGGCACGCGGGCCGCCGCCCAGCGGCTCAAGATGCGCCGCGAGCTCGCCGCGGCCGCCATGGAGCTCTTCGCGACGAAGGGGTACGAGGCCACCACGGTCGACGAGATCGCCGCGACCGCCGGGGTGGCCCGCCGGACCTTCTTCCGGCACTTCCGCTCCAAGGAAGAGGCGATCTTCCCGGACCACGACGACACCCTGATCCGTGCCGAGGCGGTCCTGGACGTGGCCCCGGCGCACGAGCACCCGCTCGACACGGTGTGCCGGGGGATCAAGGAAGTCATGAAGATGTACGCCGCCTCGCCGGCGGTGTCGGTGGAGCGCTACCGGCTGACCCGCGAGGTGCCGGCGCTGCGGGAGCGGGAGATCGCCTCGGTGGCCCGGTACGAGCGGCTGTTCACGCGCTACCTGCTGGCCCACTTCGACGAGCAGGACCACCACGACGGCAACGACGATCCGCTGCTGGCCGAGGTGGCCGCCTCGGCGGTGGTCACCGCCCACAACCACGTGCTGCGGCGCTGGCTGCGGGCCGGCGGGCAGGGGGACGTGGAGGCGCAGCTGGACCACGCCTTCTCGATCGTCCGCAAGACCTTCGGCTCCGGGATCGGCGCGGGCCGCACGGCCGTCGCGGGCGCCCCGGACCCGGCTCCGCAGGCGGCCGTCCGCACCGAGGGCGAGGTGCTGGTCGCGGTGGCCCGGACCGACGCTCCGCTCGACGAGGTCATGAGGACCATCGAAGAGGCACTCAGGAACAAGTAG